In candidate division KSB1 bacterium, the following proteins share a genomic window:
- a CDS encoding DUF1848 domain-containing protein: protein MAVRTECAPRIISVSRRTDIPAYYADWFMRQVEKGEVYYPNPVSFQPVRLSLLPEQVLLLVFWTRNPHPLERHLDRLEARYGCAFYFHFTINGLPKILESNNPPLDFAIATFRRLAQRYPGRVYWRYDPIVLSDHTPVDYHLKKFNELARRLRGATTRCYFSFVQWYQKVRRNFAGAARQHGIQFHDPPLAERLALVQALADLAAPHGIQLYSCCQDALCAVPQVLKARCVDAEAVRQWAPERWRRLRAAPTREDCGCYESRDLGYYDSCPHGCLYCYANLNRAKARAFHDRYLRNRTLPLDLQARTLPPG from the coding sequence ATGGCCGTTCGCACTGAGTGCGCGCCGCGCATCATTTCGGTATCGCGGCGCACTGACATTCCCGCCTACTATGCTGACTGGTTCATGCGCCAGGTGGAAAAGGGGGAGGTTTATTATCCCAACCCCGTCAGCTTTCAACCGGTGCGGCTGTCACTGCTGCCCGAGCAGGTGTTGTTGCTGGTTTTCTGGACGCGCAATCCGCATCCGCTGGAACGCCATCTTGACCGGCTGGAGGCGCGCTACGGCTGTGCCTTCTATTTCCACTTCACCATCAACGGCCTGCCCAAAATTCTGGAGAGCAACAACCCCCCGCTGGATTTTGCCATCGCCACTTTCCGGCGCTTGGCGCAGCGGTATCCCGGCCGGGTTTACTGGCGCTATGATCCCATCGTCCTGTCCGATCACACACCGGTGGATTATCATCTGAAAAAGTTCAATGAGCTCGCCCGCCGGCTGCGCGGTGCCACCACGCGCTGCTATTTTTCTTTTGTGCAATGGTATCAAAAGGTCCGGCGCAACTTTGCCGGGGCGGCGCGCCAGCATGGCATACAGTTTCATGATCCCCCTTTGGCGGAACGCCTGGCGCTGGTACAGGCGCTTGCAGATCTGGCGGCACCGCATGGCATTCAGCTTTATTCCTGCTGCCAGGACGCCCTGTGCGCGGTGCCGCAAGTGCTGAAGGCGCGTTGTGTCGATGCCGAAGCCGTGCGCCAATGGGCGCCGGAGCGCTGGCGCCGGCTGCGTGCGGCACCGACGCGTGAAGACTGTGGCTGTTATGAAAGCCGCGACCTCGGCTATTACGACAGTTGCCCGCATGGCTGTCTTTATTGCTATGCCAACCTCAACCGCGCGAAGGCCAGGGCCTTTCACGACCGCTATCTGCGGAATCGGACACTGCCGCTGGATCTGCAGGCAAGAACGTTGCCCCCTGGTTGA
- a CDS encoding LemA family protein — protein MSKKFLIGVGIIVLLVLFVYSFFSGNYNKLVSLDEGVKQAWAEVQNNYQRRADLIPNLVETVKGAAKFEQETLQKVIEARSNATRPEINAENVLNDPQAFQRFQQAQDNLGAALSRLLVVVERYPELKANQNYLDLQTQLEGTENRLTTARRRFNEAVQTYNSMARTFPVNLIAGMFGFQQRPYFEASAAAQRAPRVDFGGDKN, from the coding sequence ATGAGCAAAAAGTTTCTCATCGGCGTGGGCATCATCGTGCTGCTGGTGCTTTTCGTCTACAGCTTTTTCTCGGGAAACTACAACAAGCTGGTGAGCCTGGACGAGGGCGTGAAGCAGGCCTGGGCGGAGGTGCAAAACAACTATCAGCGCCGCGCCGATTTGATTCCGAATTTGGTGGAGACGGTGAAGGGCGCCGCCAAGTTCGAACAGGAGACGCTGCAGAAAGTGATCGAAGCGCGCAGCAATGCCACACGCCCGGAGATCAATGCCGAAAATGTGCTCAACGACCCGCAGGCGTTTCAGCGGTTTCAACAGGCGCAGGACAATCTCGGCGCGGCGCTCAGCCGCCTGCTGGTCGTGGTCGAGCGCTATCCCGAGCTGAAGGCCAATCAAAACTACCTCGATCTGCAAACCCAGCTCGAAGGCACGGAGAACCGCCTCACCACGGCACGCCGGCGCTTCAATGAAGCCGTGCAGACTTACAACAGCATGGCGCGCACTTTCCCGGTGAACTTGATTGCCGGCATGTTCGGCTTCCAGCAACGGCCTTATTTCGAAGCCTCCGCCGCAGCGCAGCGGGCCCCGCGCGTCGATTTCGGCGGCGATAAAAACTAG
- a CDS encoding diguanylate cyclase — translation MTTGLSNKDTSKSKILVVDDVAVNVQLLTTYLSSVGYNVIAARDGQEALEKVAACHPDLVLLDVMMPKFNGFEVCERLKNDEATRIIPVIMVTALNEIEDKIRATEAGADDFVSKPFNKLELLTRVKSLLRIKELHDQLNAKVRELEQAKERLRQLAITDGLTGLYNHRYLKEHLEQELYRALRHRSEVSVIMIDIDHFKKFNDTYGHPAGDQLLSTVARLLKENIRKIDIAARYGGEEFCLVLGETGKSAAAVVAEKMRRLVELAQFEPLAARANGRVTISLGVATFPHDAMEVNELIAVADKRLYHAKQGGRNQVVVE, via the coding sequence ATGACTACAGGACTTTCCAACAAGGACACGAGCAAGAGCAAGATTTTGGTTGTCGACGATGTCGCCGTCAATGTGCAGCTATTAACCACTTATCTCTCGTCGGTGGGTTATAATGTGATCGCGGCCCGGGATGGCCAGGAGGCGCTGGAGAAGGTGGCCGCCTGCCATCCGGATTTGGTATTGCTCGATGTGATGATGCCGAAGTTCAACGGCTTCGAAGTGTGCGAGCGCCTGAAGAACGACGAGGCCACCCGCATTATTCCGGTGATCATGGTCACCGCCCTCAACGAAATTGAGGACAAGATTCGCGCCACCGAAGCGGGCGCCGATGATTTCGTCAGTAAACCGTTCAACAAGCTCGAGCTGCTCACACGGGTAAAATCGCTGCTGCGCATTAAAGAACTGCACGATCAACTCAACGCCAAAGTCAGGGAACTGGAGCAGGCCAAGGAGCGCCTGCGGCAACTGGCCATCACCGACGGGTTGACGGGTTTGTACAACCATCGCTATTTGAAAGAGCATCTCGAGCAGGAGCTGTACCGCGCCTTGCGCCACCGCTCAGAAGTGTCGGTGATCATGATCGACATCGATCATTTCAAGAAGTTCAACGATACCTATGGTCATCCCGCCGGCGACCAGTTGTTGAGCACGGTGGCGCGCCTGCTGAAGGAGAACATTCGCAAGATCGATATTGCCGCCCGCTATGGCGGGGAGGAATTTTGTCTGGTGTTGGGGGAGACCGGCAAGTCCGCCGCCGCGGTGGTGGCGGAAAAAATGCGGCGACTGGTCGAGCTGGCGCAGTTCGAACCGCTGGCTGCGCGCGCCAACGGCCGGGTCACCATCAGTCTGGGGGTGGCGACCTTCCCGCATGATGCCATGGAAGTGAATGAGCTGATTGCGGTGGCTGACAAACGGCTGTATCACGCCAAGCAGGGCGGGCGCAATCAAGTGGTGGTGGAGTAA
- a CDS encoding cell wall metabolism sensor histidine kinase WalK — protein sequence MDWVFFKKKTIFRKVFFITVIVSLLPLLVSWVYLLRVAAEHGFDPTHTVVTGFYAATGFAILLALGGSYYLSRRISRPITHFIKTATAIARGNFSERVAIESNDEIGRLAQIFNYMTTELRRLRDMDLNRLINEKIKNESILKNLADGVIGIDVDNKIMMLNSVMEGWFGIRERQCLEKPIASCISNQPLLQFLRKVRDEDKPGVWVSESEIVIKSTKTWRNIFLQARAAKVINEKGELIGIVAILRDVTREKEIDRMKTELVSMVAHELRSPLTSISGFSELLLDPTVSREQAEEYAGIILKESNRLSELINKFLDISKIEAGKIQMKKAPMQITDVLDKVLDVNLHQAEKKGIVVSVKVAPDIPLVYGDKDMMEQVILNLFNNAVKYSPENTAIEIRLKERDNDVLFEIEDNGYGISEKSLPRIFEKFYRVTDNDKVREVTGTGLGLSLVKEIIELHNGSIQVKSKVGEGSTFSFNLPKYNGKLHEAGADEEIEAAMSPHYS from the coding sequence GTGGATTGGGTGTTCTTCAAGAAAAAGACGATCTTCCGCAAAGTTTTTTTCATCACGGTTATCGTGTCCTTGCTGCCGTTGCTGGTGTCGTGGGTGTATCTCTTGCGCGTGGCGGCGGAGCACGGCTTTGATCCAACCCACACGGTGGTCACCGGCTTTTATGCGGCAACCGGTTTTGCCATCCTGCTGGCGCTGGGGGGCTCCTACTATCTTTCCAGACGCATCAGCCGGCCGATCACCCATTTCATCAAAACCGCCACCGCGATTGCACGCGGCAATTTCAGCGAACGGGTCGCGATCGAATCCAACGATGAAATCGGCCGCCTGGCGCAGATCTTCAATTATATGACCACCGAGCTGCGCCGCCTGCGGGACATGGATCTCAACCGCCTGATCAACGAGAAGATCAAGAACGAATCCATCCTCAAAAACCTCGCCGACGGCGTCATCGGCATCGACGTCGACAACAAGATCATGATGCTCAATTCGGTGATGGAGGGCTGGTTCGGGATTCGCGAGCGCCAATGCCTGGAGAAGCCGATTGCGAGCTGCATCAGCAATCAACCCTTGCTGCAGTTTTTGCGCAAAGTGCGCGACGAAGACAAGCCCGGTGTCTGGGTGTCCGAGAGCGAGATTGTCATCAAATCCACCAAGACCTGGCGCAACATCTTCCTGCAGGCGCGCGCCGCCAAGGTGATCAATGAGAAGGGCGAACTGATCGGCATCGTCGCCATCCTGCGTGACGTCACGCGCGAGAAAGAGATCGACCGCATGAAAACCGAGCTGGTCTCCATGGTCGCCCATGAACTGCGCTCGCCGCTCACCTCGATCTCGGGTTTCAGCGAACTGTTGCTCGATCCCACCGTCAGCCGCGAGCAGGCGGAGGAATATGCCGGCATCATCCTGAAAGAATCCAACCGCCTGAGCGAGCTGATCAACAAGTTTCTCGACATCTCCAAGATCGAAGCGGGCAAGATTCAGATGAAGAAGGCGCCGATGCAGATCACCGACGTGCTGGACAAGGTGCTGGATGTCAATCTGCATCAGGCGGAGAAGAAAGGCATCGTGGTGAGCGTCAAGGTGGCGCCGGACATTCCGCTGGTCTACGGTGACAAGGACATGATGGAACAGGTCATTCTCAACCTGTTCAACAATGCGGTGAAATACAGCCCGGAAAACACCGCCATTGAGATTCGCCTGAAGGAGCGCGACAACGACGTGCTGTTCGAGATCGAGGACAATGGCTATGGCATCTCTGAAAAATCGCTGCCGCGCATTTTCGAAAAATTTTATCGCGTCACCGACAATGACAAGGTGCGCGAGGTGACGGGCACCGGCCTCGGCCTGTCCCTGGTCAAGGAAATTATTGAACTGCACAACGGCTCCATTCAGGTCAAGAGCAAGGTCGGTGAGGGTTCGACCTTTTCCTTCAATCTCCCGAAGTACAACGGCAAGCTGCACGAAGCCGGCGCCGACGAGGAGATCGAAGCGGCGATGAGCCCGCATTATTCCTGA
- a CDS encoding glucose-6-phosphate dehydrogenase assembly protein OpcA codes for MSAHSAATFIQGEKLSVDVAAIEKELTLLWQEVAVEQEAAGAATAAAAGRPVMRACTLNVMAIAPDDKTADQAAAAIAEFTSRHPCRALVVVADAESETEALSAYVSAHCHLPVPDAPQVCCEQITVIARGAAVAQVPGTVLPLLIGDLRVVLWWLSGLPRESALFEQLLGASDCLIFDSAVALDLSLTFAAANSLNANWRDGFLIDLNWLRLTQWRDLLARLFELAGVADCLQSIEKVTVQMSGGMTELEMSQPALLLGWLAAQLQWRLTEPFTATENGWRALWESAGREIRTEIVRVDNGKQAELTGLHLDLNHEGRPGALSITRRLSETTLTLQAKVSGFAERPEETPPGLLRLEEASLAALMARALDRHQREEVYEKALRKATQLL; via the coding sequence ATGTCTGCTCATTCTGCTGCAACCTTCATTCAGGGTGAAAAGCTTTCGGTTGATGTGGCTGCCATCGAAAAAGAGTTGACACTGCTGTGGCAGGAAGTTGCGGTGGAGCAGGAGGCGGCAGGCGCGGCCACGGCCGCAGCGGCCGGCCGTCCTGTGATGCGTGCGTGCACGCTCAATGTGATGGCAATTGCACCCGATGACAAAACGGCGGATCAGGCAGCCGCCGCGATCGCGGAATTCACCAGCCGTCATCCCTGCCGCGCCCTTGTCGTTGTCGCTGATGCCGAATCAGAAACTGAGGCGCTCTCCGCTTATGTATCGGCGCATTGCCATTTGCCGGTGCCGGACGCCCCGCAAGTGTGTTGTGAGCAGATCACCGTCATCGCGCGCGGTGCAGCGGTCGCGCAAGTGCCGGGCACCGTCTTGCCGCTGCTCATCGGTGATTTGCGTGTCGTTCTGTGGTGGCTGTCGGGGTTGCCCCGCGAGTCCGCGCTCTTCGAGCAGTTGCTCGGCGCCAGCGATTGCCTGATCTTCGACTCGGCGGTCGCGCTGGATTTGAGCCTCACCTTTGCCGCCGCCAATTCCCTCAACGCAAACTGGCGGGACGGCTTTTTGATCGACCTGAACTGGCTGCGCCTGACGCAGTGGCGCGATCTGCTCGCCCGGCTTTTCGAGCTGGCGGGTGTGGCCGATTGCCTGCAAAGCATCGAAAAAGTCACGGTGCAGATGAGCGGTGGCATGACGGAGCTTGAAATGTCGCAGCCGGCGCTGCTGCTGGGCTGGCTGGCGGCGCAATTGCAGTGGCGGCTGACCGAGCCGTTTACCGCCACGGAAAATGGCTGGCGCGCGCTGTGGGAATCTGCCGGCCGCGAGATTCGCACTGAAATCGTTCGCGTCGACAATGGCAAACAGGCGGAATTGACCGGCCTGCATCTCGATCTCAATCACGAGGGCCGGCCGGGCGCATTGTCGATCACCCGCCGGCTGAGCGAAACCACTTTGACGTTGCAGGCCAAAGTTAGTGGCTTTGCCGAACGGCCTGAAGAGACGCCTCCCGGCCTGCTGCGGCTGGAAGAGGCCTCGCTGGCGGCGCTGATGGCGCGTGCGCTTGATCGTCATCAGCGGGAGGAAGTTTATGAGAAGGCGTTGCGCAAGGCAACGCAGTTGCTTTAG
- the zwf gene encoding glucose-6-phosphate dehydrogenase codes for MPHTTASENPLREGLRLERMPEPNVLVIFGASGDLTKRKLLPALFNLACDNLLPQDFAVVGFARREKTHAAFREEMVQAITQFSRNREFDGNMLQHFSERIFYHAATFEDEAGYAGLQRLLTELDTSHQTAGNRLFYLATPPEHYPVIVQRLGRTGMARNERGWTRVIIEKPFGRDLETARELNRQVLQVFDESQVFRIDHYLGKETVQNILVFRLANGIFEPIWNRHYIDHVQITVAEDLGVEGRGSYYETAGVMRDMIQNHMLQLLALVAMEPPIAFAAQEVRNEKVKVLQAIRPILPGDIATHTVRAQYGPGLVGGRLVPGYLQEPGVAPTSRTETFVALKLFVDNWRWAGVPFFLRSGKRLPKRATEIAIHFKSAPHLLFGAHTAGLEANVLALRIQPEEGITLRFAAKLPGAAIQVRTVNMDFRYGTSFGKPSPEAYERLLWDCMLGDSTLFTRRDEVEASWQFVTPILEAWQERNDQPLPQYQAGTWGPPQAETFIESEGRRWRRL; via the coding sequence ATGCCCCACACCACTGCCAGCGAGAACCCACTGCGTGAGGGTCTGCGTCTCGAACGCATGCCGGAACCCAATGTCCTGGTCATTTTTGGCGCCTCCGGTGATCTCACCAAACGCAAACTGCTGCCGGCGTTGTTCAATCTCGCCTGCGACAACCTGCTGCCCCAGGATTTTGCCGTGGTGGGCTTCGCGCGGCGGGAGAAAACCCACGCGGCGTTCCGCGAAGAGATGGTGCAGGCCATCACCCAGTTCTCCCGCAACCGAGAGTTCGACGGCAACATGCTGCAGCATTTCAGCGAGCGCATTTTTTATCATGCTGCCACCTTTGAAGACGAGGCCGGATATGCCGGTTTGCAGCGCCTGCTCACGGAGCTGGATACCAGCCATCAAACCGCGGGCAACCGGCTCTTTTATCTCGCCACCCCGCCGGAGCACTATCCGGTGATTGTGCAGCGCCTGGGCCGGACCGGCATGGCCCGCAATGAGCGCGGCTGGACGCGCGTGATCATCGAGAAGCCGTTTGGCCGCGACCTGGAAACAGCGCGCGAATTGAACCGGCAGGTGCTGCAAGTGTTCGATGAAAGCCAGGTCTTTCGCATCGACCACTATCTCGGCAAGGAGACGGTGCAAAACATCCTGGTGTTTCGCCTGGCCAACGGCATCTTCGAGCCGATTTGGAACCGCCACTACATCGACCATGTGCAGATCACGGTGGCGGAAGACCTGGGCGTGGAGGGCCGCGGCAGTTACTACGAAACCGCGGGCGTGATGCGCGACATGATTCAGAACCACATGCTGCAACTTCTGGCACTGGTGGCGATGGAACCGCCGATCGCTTTTGCCGCGCAGGAAGTGCGCAACGAAAAGGTGAAAGTGCTGCAGGCCATTCGTCCGATTTTGCCCGGGGATATCGCCACGCACACGGTGCGCGCACAATACGGCCCGGGTTTGGTCGGCGGCCGGCTGGTGCCGGGCTATTTGCAGGAGCCGGGGGTCGCGCCGACTTCACGCACCGAGACCTTCGTTGCTCTCAAGCTTTTTGTCGACAACTGGCGCTGGGCCGGCGTGCCGTTTTTCCTGCGCAGTGGCAAACGGCTGCCCAAACGCGCAACCGAGATCGCGATTCATTTCAAATCCGCGCCGCATCTGCTCTTTGGGGCGCATACCGCCGGTCTGGAAGCCAATGTGCTGGCGCTGCGCATCCAGCCGGAGGAAGGCATCACCCTGCGATTTGCCGCCAAATTGCCGGGTGCCGCGATCCAGGTCCGCACGGTCAACATGGATTTTCGCTACGGCACCTCTTTCGGCAAGCCCTCGCCGGAGGCTTATGAGCGTTTGCTGTGGGATTGCATGCTGGGCGATTCCACGCTGTTCACCCGCCGCGATGAGGTGGAAGCCTCCTGGCAATTCGTCACGCCGATCCTGGAAGCCTGGCAGGAACGCAACGACCAGCCCCTGCCGCAATATCAAGCCGGCACGTGGGGCCCGCCCCAGGCCGAGACCTTCATCGAATCCGAAGGCCGGCGCTGGCGCCGGCTTTAG
- a CDS encoding histone deacetylase — protein MKFIYSPAYCVDIGPHVFPVVKYRMVYERLRRQLHLPEAQFENPQPVTREQLLRVHTPEYLADLDELKLTARTAYSELPLNHAVIGMARLAAGGTIRAAALALEEGAAVHIGGGFHHAFADKAEGFCYLNDLALGVREWQARGKIRRAMVIDCDLHQGNGTAKIFAGDDTVFTFSIHQEDLYPVKQQSDLDIPLPDHVQDEEYLGLLDAHLPRVLDAFRPELILYQAGADPYRDDQLGDLSLSIAGLRRRDELVFNLAKARSIPVAVTLGGGYACNTDDTVTIHVNTCLAAMQVWAAP, from the coding sequence ATGAAATTCATTTATTCCCCCGCTTACTGCGTCGATATTGGCCCGCATGTGTTCCCGGTGGTGAAGTATCGCATGGTGTACGAGCGCCTGCGCCGGCAGCTCCACCTGCCCGAGGCACAATTCGAAAACCCGCAGCCGGTAACGCGCGAGCAATTGCTGCGCGTGCACACGCCGGAATATCTCGCCGATTTGGACGAGCTCAAACTCACCGCTCGCACCGCTTATTCCGAACTGCCTTTGAACCACGCGGTGATCGGGATGGCGCGACTGGCGGCGGGGGGCACGATTCGCGCGGCGGCCCTGGCGCTGGAAGAGGGCGCGGCGGTGCATATCGGCGGCGGCTTCCATCACGCCTTTGCCGACAAGGCCGAGGGGTTTTGCTATCTCAATGATCTTGCGCTGGGAGTGCGGGAATGGCAGGCGCGGGGCAAAATCCGGCGCGCGATGGTGATTGATTGCGACCTGCATCAGGGCAACGGCACCGCCAAAATTTTTGCGGGCGATGACACCGTCTTCACTTTCTCCATTCATCAGGAGGATCTGTATCCGGTCAAGCAGCAGAGTGATCTCGACATTCCACTGCCTGATCACGTGCAGGATGAAGAATATCTCGGCCTTCTGGACGCACACCTGCCGCGCGTGCTCGATGCTTTCCGGCCGGAGTTGATTCTCTATCAGGCGGGTGCCGATCCTTATCGCGATGATCAACTCGGTGACTTGAGTCTGAGCATCGCGGGCTTGCGCCGGCGTGATGAGCTTGTCTTCAATCTGGCCAAGGCGCGCAGCATCCCGGTGGCCGTTACGCTGGGGGGTGGGTATGCCTGCAATACCGACGATACCGTGACGATTCATGTGAACACCTGTTTGGCGGCGATGCAGGTGTGGGCTGCGCCTTGA
- the pgl gene encoding 6-phosphogluconolactonase, protein MSLEQKIIMLDDAAAVAQRSAEEFAALAAEVIARRGRLAVALSGGATPAGMYRRLAVPPLAGAIDWQRVHLFWGDERAVAPHHADSNYGMARQVLLAHLALPVANVHRMPADYYDLAVAAGSYANELRAFFDLPPGALPVFDLILLGLGTDGHVASLFPGTPALAERARLVAENPVPQLQTMRLTLTLPVINAAANVWFLVTGADKAEMVAHALQPGPAAPAIPARQVQPEHGAVTWFLDRAAAARLRL, encoded by the coding sequence GTGAGCCTCGAACAGAAGATCATCATGCTTGATGACGCGGCCGCGGTGGCACAGCGCAGCGCCGAGGAGTTTGCGGCGCTGGCCGCGGAGGTGATCGCCCGGCGCGGGCGCCTGGCAGTGGCTTTGTCGGGTGGCGCAACCCCGGCCGGGATGTATCGCCGTCTGGCCGTGCCGCCTCTGGCCGGGGCCATCGACTGGCAGCGGGTGCATCTCTTCTGGGGTGATGAACGCGCCGTTGCGCCCCATCATGCCGACAGCAACTACGGCATGGCGCGCCAGGTCTTGCTCGCCCACCTTGCGCTGCCGGTTGCCAATGTGCATCGCATGCCCGCCGATTATTACGATCTGGCAGTGGCCGCGGGCAGCTATGCCAATGAACTGCGTGCGTTTTTCGATTTGCCGCCTGGCGCACTGCCGGTTTTTGATCTGATTCTGCTCGGGCTGGGCACTGACGGCCATGTGGCCTCGCTGTTTCCCGGCACACCGGCACTGGCGGAACGAGCACGCTTGGTCGCCGAAAATCCGGTGCCGCAATTGCAGACCATGCGGTTGACCCTCACCCTGCCGGTGATCAATGCCGCCGCGAATGTCTGGTTTCTCGTCACCGGCGCGGACAAGGCGGAGATGGTTGCGCATGCCCTGCAACCCGGGCCGGCCGCTCCGGCGATTCCGGCACGGCAGGTGCAGCCGGAACACGGGGCCGTCACATGGTTTTTGGATCGCGCCGCCGCCGCCCGCCTCCGGCTTTGA
- a CDS encoding nucleotidyltransferase domain-containing protein, giving the protein MKKMPAASEAIFAAYVQDWQAAMGADLEAVILYGSAARGEYAADQSDINFLIVLTPAGMTRLRQAIPLTAKWQQRAMVTPLVLTRAFLQASRDSFPIELLSMQCHHRVLFGEDVLSRLEIAPAHLRLQLEREIKGKLVHLWKGLLGRGQDRQALLALLRASINDFYALFEAFLFLKGEAIPATRQESFLKVAALANLDTGFIAPLFRLQTGSARPYREELWQLTEDYIAQITKLTEYIDHM; this is encoded by the coding sequence ATGAAAAAGATGCCCGCAGCTTCGGAGGCGATTTTTGCAGCGTATGTCCAGGACTGGCAGGCCGCAATGGGTGCCGATTTGGAGGCGGTTATTCTCTACGGCAGCGCGGCGCGCGGCGAATATGCCGCCGACCAATCCGATATCAATTTCCTGATCGTACTCACGCCCGCCGGCATGACGCGGCTGCGGCAGGCCATCCCGCTCACCGCCAAATGGCAGCAGCGCGCGATGGTCACGCCGCTGGTGCTCACCCGCGCTTTTCTGCAGGCCTCGCGCGACAGTTTTCCCATCGAGTTGCTCAGCATGCAATGCCATCACCGCGTGCTCTTCGGCGAAGACGTGTTGTCGCGGTTGGAAATCGCGCCCGCGCATTTGCGGCTGCAACTCGAGCGCGAAATCAAAGGCAAGCTCGTGCATCTGTGGAAGGGGCTGCTTGGCCGGGGCCAGGATCGCCAGGCGCTGCTGGCGCTGCTGCGGGCCTCGATCAACGATTTTTACGCGCTGTTCGAAGCGTTCTTGTTTCTCAAAGGCGAAGCGATTCCCGCCACCCGCCAGGAGAGTTTTCTCAAAGTTGCCGCCCTTGCCAATTTGGATACCGGTTTCATCGCCCCGCTGTTCCGGCTGCAAACAGGCAGCGCACGGCCCTATCGCGAAGAGCTGTGGCAGCTCACGGAAGATTACATCGCGCAGATCACAAAACTGACCGAGTACATCGACCACATGTAG